In methanogenic archaeon ISO4-H5, the following are encoded in one genomic region:
- a CDS encoding tryptophanyl-tRNA synthetase TrpS gives MAEDFKVTPWEVTGDIDYDVLMKKFGTTPISKDLMDRISRYGEPHYMMRRGIFYCHRDLGLLLDDYDKGNKFYLYTGRGPSGNTHLGHVMPWIFNKWVQDTFKCDMLFQMTDDEKFLFKDLTLHDTRNMAYENALDFVALGFDPEKTKIIVDTENIKTLYPLALRVAKKVTFSTAKAVFGFDGESNIGRIFFTTLESAPAFIPSEIEGKPTRVVIPCGIDQDPHFRVTRDVAQGLGYHKPSMIYCKMCPGLNGGDKMSSSDENATIYTTDTPKQVKKKVGRAFTGGCVSVEEQREKGGNPDVCAVFKYNFYLFEHDDAKLNELADKCRRGEILCGECKVALTSKINVFLENHQAKREEAKEIVKQMTFEGFKW, from the coding sequence ATGGCAGAGGATTTCAAGGTCACCCCTTGGGAAGTGACCGGAGACATAGACTACGACGTTCTGATGAAGAAGTTCGGAACGACCCCCATCAGCAAGGACCTGATGGACAGGATCTCCCGTTATGGGGAACCCCATTACATGATGAGGCGCGGAATATTCTACTGCCACCGCGACCTCGGTCTGCTGCTCGACGATTACGACAAGGGTAACAAGTTCTATCTCTACACCGGCAGGGGACCTTCGGGAAACACCCATCTGGGTCATGTCATGCCCTGGATCTTCAACAAGTGGGTGCAGGATACCTTCAAGTGCGATATGCTCTTCCAGATGACCGATGATGAGAAGTTCCTGTTCAAGGACCTAACTCTGCACGACACCCGCAACATGGCTTACGAGAACGCTCTGGACTTCGTGGCCCTGGGATTCGATCCCGAGAAGACGAAGATCATCGTGGACACGGAGAACATCAAGACACTGTATCCTCTGGCACTCCGTGTCGCCAAGAAGGTCACGTTCTCCACCGCCAAGGCCGTGTTCGGTTTCGACGGCGAATCCAACATCGGAAGGATCTTCTTCACCACCCTGGAATCCGCCCCCGCGTTCATCCCCTCGGAGATCGAGGGCAAGCCCACCCGCGTGGTCATTCCCTGCGGAATCGACCAGGACCCCCACTTCAGGGTCACCCGCGATGTGGCACAGGGACTCGGCTACCACAAGCCGTCCATGATCTACTGCAAGATGTGCCCCGGCCTCAACGGCGGGGACAAGATGTCCTCTTCGGACGAGAACGCCACCATCTACACCACCGACACCCCCAAACAGGTCAAGAAGAAGGTCGGAAGGGCGTTCACCGGAGGGTGCGTCAGCGTGGAGGAGCAGAGGGAGAAGGGAGGAAATCCCGATGTCTGCGCTGTCTTCAAGTACAATTTCTATCTCTTCGAGCACGACGATGCCAAGCTCAACGAGCTGGCTGACAAATGCCGTCGCGGAGAGATCCTCTGCGGTGAGTGCAAGGTCGCCCTCACCAGCAAGATAAACGTCTTCCTCGAGAATCATCAGGCCAAGAGGGAAGAGGCCAAAGAGATAGTCAAGCAGATGACCTTCGAAGGTTTCAAATGGTGA
- a CDS encoding phenylalanyl-tRNA synthetase alpha subunit PheS codes for MVSTMDMKELLEGLSYNEKRLLLALDQNGGRGSPADMIEKGGFGLEVEVMGSASWLASKGLAEISEDSTKYFELTDVEESKKGLPERRALTAIDSNGGSMALSALAGAMPGEDNIAVGWLMRKKLATMQEVSGEKGLVLTDLGKQTIGKQMPDEELIARMIGAPVEEKDADAKVIKDLKGRKGMIKETIVTKREITLTADGVSAARSGIEIKEELTEVTDEVIQSGKWKDVEFRKYDVQTFAPAAYPAKKNPLTRLGNEVRRLFTDMGFTEMSSEYVQNAFWNMDTLFIPQDHPARDMQDTFFLDNPETIPLDDRELVAKIKAIHENGGDTGSTGWGGTWSEEKASQALLRTHSTVSSIRYIAEHPDAPQKAFSISRIFRKESIDATHLPEFSQIEGIVIDENANLDMLISLIREFYARMGFDKINVRPSYFPYTEPSLELEVFFNGKWLELGGAGVFRPEVLAPFGVKTPVLAWGFGFERLAMLKWNITDIRDLYISDLDSLKKNTIY; via the coding sequence ATGGTGAGTACGATGGATATGAAGGAGTTACTCGAAGGACTTAGCTACAACGAGAAAAGACTGCTGCTGGCACTTGATCAGAACGGGGGCCGCGGAAGCCCTGCGGACATGATCGAGAAGGGCGGTTTCGGCCTGGAGGTCGAGGTCATGGGTTCCGCCTCATGGCTCGCATCCAAGGGCCTCGCCGAGATCAGCGAGGACAGCACCAAGTACTTCGAACTCACCGACGTGGAGGAATCCAAAAAGGGTCTTCCCGAGAGGAGGGCACTCACCGCCATCGACTCCAACGGCGGCAGCATGGCCCTTTCCGCCCTGGCCGGTGCCATGCCCGGAGAGGATAACATCGCCGTCGGTTGGCTGATGAGGAAGAAGCTCGCCACCATGCAGGAAGTCTCCGGAGAAAAGGGCCTGGTGCTTACCGACCTCGGAAAACAGACCATCGGCAAGCAAATGCCTGACGAGGAGCTCATCGCACGCATGATCGGGGCTCCCGTAGAGGAGAAGGATGCTGATGCAAAGGTCATCAAGGACCTCAAGGGCCGCAAGGGAATGATCAAGGAGACCATCGTCACCAAGAGGGAGATCACCCTCACCGCCGACGGTGTGTCCGCCGCCCGTTCCGGAATCGAGATCAAAGAAGAACTCACAGAGGTCACCGACGAGGTAATCCAGAGCGGCAAATGGAAGGACGTGGAGTTCAGGAAGTATGATGTGCAGACCTTCGCTCCCGCAGCGTACCCTGCCAAGAAGAACCCCCTGACCAGGCTCGGCAACGAGGTTCGCAGGCTGTTCACCGATATGGGATTCACCGAGATGTCCTCCGAGTACGTGCAGAACGCATTCTGGAACATGGACACCCTCTTCATCCCCCAGGATCACCCTGCCAGGGATATGCAGGATACCTTCTTCCTCGACAACCCCGAGACTATCCCTCTGGATGACAGGGAACTCGTCGCCAAGATCAAGGCCATCCACGAGAACGGAGGAGACACCGGTTCCACCGGCTGGGGAGGCACCTGGTCGGAGGAGAAGGCCTCCCAGGCACTCCTGAGGACTCACTCCACGGTCAGCAGTATCAGATACATCGCAGAGCATCCCGACGCACCTCAGAAGGCATTCTCCATCTCCAGGATTTTCAGGAAGGAGTCCATCGACGCCACCCACCTGCCCGAGTTCAGTCAGATCGAGGGTATCGTCATCGATGAGAACGCCAACCTAGACATGCTCATATCGCTCATCCGCGAGTTCTACGCCAGGATGGGATTCGACAAGATCAACGTCCGCCCCAGTTACTTCCCGTACACCGAACCCTCCCTCGAGCTCGAGGTCTTCTTCAACGGCAAGTGGCTCGAACTGGGCGGTGCCGGAGTGTTCAGGCCCGAGGTGCTCGCACCTTTCGGAGTCAAGACCCCTGTCCTTGCATGGGGATTCGGATTCGAGAGGCTGGCGATGCTCAAGTGGAACATCACCGACATCAGGGATCTTTACATCTCCGATCTCGACTCTCTCAAGAAGAACACCATCTACTGA
- a CDS encoding uridylate kinase PyrH — protein sequence MSQDIVVISIGGSILIPDQNDSVYIGKLAEMLKKASEKVRVCVVCGGGKIARYYTVTGRELGGKEYDLDMLGIGCTRLNAGLLALALGDKSSVDIPLDVKTAADKFRQGGIVVMGGTEPGHTTDAVATMLACELGAKRVINATSVDAVYSDDPRKNPDAVRYDKLTIDELDALVYKDHGAGKSSVFDPLGVQIAKKEKIDIQMVDGRNLAELEKAILGQPFSGTYINSQ from the coding sequence ATGAGCCAGGATATTGTCGTCATCTCCATCGGCGGTTCCATCCTCATTCCGGACCAGAACGATTCGGTTTATATTGGAAAACTCGCCGAAATGCTGAAAAAAGCCTCCGAAAAAGTACGTGTATGCGTAGTCTGCGGAGGAGGAAAAATCGCCAGGTACTACACCGTCACCGGCAGGGAACTCGGCGGTAAGGAGTATGACCTCGACATGCTCGGCATCGGCTGCACCAGGCTCAACGCGGGACTTCTGGCACTTGCGCTTGGAGACAAGTCCTCGGTGGACATCCCCCTCGATGTGAAGACCGCCGCGGACAAGTTCAGACAGGGCGGAATCGTGGTCATGGGCGGTACCGAACCCGGTCACACCACCGACGCGGTCGCCACCATGCTGGCCTGCGAACTCGGTGCGAAGCGTGTGATCAACGCGACCTCCGTCGACGCGGTATACTCGGACGATCCCCGCAAGAACCCTGATGCAGTAAGATACGACAAACTCACCATCGACGAGCTCGACGCCCTGGTCTACAAGGACCACGGAGCCGGCAAATCCAGTGTGTTCGACCCTCTCGGAGTGCAGATCGCCAAGAAGGAAAAGATCGATATCCAGATGGTAGACGGAAGGAACCTGGCAGAGCTCGAGAAAGCTATCCTCGGCCAGCCCTTCTCCGGAACCTACATCAATTCCCAGTGA
- a CDS encoding peptide chain release factor aRF1, translating to MSTDNSANRARYDFKKAMEEIKNYRGRGTELISVYVPPGKLISDAMAYLRDEEGQAQNIKSKTTLKNVTSAIDSIMARLKTYNKVPERGIVIFCGEVPRAGDQTKMVQYVIDPPEAITAFLYRCDSAFFTEPLDGMLVDKKFYGLLVMDRKEATIGMLAGTKIQVLKHFESMVPSKHHQGGQSSVRFERLIEIAAHEFFKKIADNCTTCFLDNLMDLEGIIIGGHSPTKDFFYNEQYLHHELQKKVIKPLIDTGYTDESGLKELVDNAQGSIADQQLSQEREMMQRLFREIRKTEGGLDAYGEDDVRHCAEMGAVDTFLISSQLRKYRCNCQCSSGHTFDITIDDPEAPLKCPQCGANAKVLDSKDLIDDFFEMADTYNSNMQLITPDSEEGGMLLKAFGGIAALLRYRLE from the coding sequence ATGTCAACCGACAATTCAGCAAACAGGGCCCGTTACGATTTTAAAAAGGCCATGGAAGAGATCAAAAACTATCGAGGCAGAGGCACCGAACTCATTTCGGTGTACGTTCCGCCCGGCAAGCTAATTTCGGATGCCATGGCCTATCTCAGAGACGAGGAGGGCCAGGCCCAGAACATCAAATCGAAGACCACTCTCAAGAACGTCACCAGCGCCATCGACTCCATCATGGCCCGTCTTAAGACGTATAACAAGGTCCCCGAGAGGGGAATCGTCATCTTCTGCGGAGAGGTCCCCCGCGCCGGAGACCAGACCAAGATGGTCCAGTACGTCATCGATCCCCCGGAAGCCATCACCGCCTTCCTCTACCGCTGCGACTCCGCATTCTTCACGGAGCCCCTCGACGGTATGCTGGTGGACAAGAAGTTCTACGGACTGCTGGTCATGGACAGGAAAGAGGCCACCATCGGTATGCTGGCCGGAACCAAGATCCAGGTGCTCAAGCACTTCGAGTCCATGGTCCCCTCGAAGCACCACCAGGGAGGTCAGTCGTCCGTCCGTTTCGAGAGGCTTATCGAGATTGCCGCTCACGAGTTCTTCAAGAAGATCGCAGACAACTGCACCACTTGCTTCCTGGACAACCTGATGGACCTGGAGGGTATCATCATCGGAGGACACTCCCCCACCAAGGATTTCTTCTACAACGAGCAGTACCTTCACCACGAGCTCCAGAAGAAGGTCATCAAGCCCCTCATCGATACAGGTTACACCGACGAATCCGGACTGAAGGAGCTCGTCGACAACGCACAGGGCTCCATCGCCGACCAGCAGCTTTCCCAGGAGAGGGAGATGATGCAGAGGCTGTTCCGCGAGATCAGGAAGACCGAGGGCGGACTCGACGCCTACGGAGAGGACGATGTGCGCCACTGCGCCGAGATGGGTGCGGTCGACACCTTCCTCATCTCCAGCCAGCTCAGGAAGTACCGCTGCAACTGCCAGTGCAGTTCCGGACACACTTTCGACATCACCATCGACGATCCCGAAGCACCCCTGAAATGTCCCCAGTGCGGGGCCAACGCCAAGGTGCTCGACAGCAAGGACCTTATCGACGACTTCTTCGAGATGGCCGACACCTACAATTCGAACATGCAGCTGATCACCCCCGATTCCGAGGAGGGAGGAATGCTCCTGAAGGCTTTCGGAGGAATCGCAGCGCTTCTCAGGTACAGACTGGAGTGA
- a CDS encoding arginine-tRNA synthetase argS, producing the protein MIVMEKFVAECEDAVVKALAAMGAPSDLKLVKEFPETADLAIPCFTFAKPLKMAPVVIAEKIASEIKAPCGLIAGVTPLNGYLNFTVDTTALVTDLLTEVAEQGDSFGKGKPTGIRVNVEHTSTNPTGPVHVGRARNPIIGDTLARCLRMRGHDVTTEYYVNDVGKQVVMMSWGVANVTPEEVQKEIEETEKADDRDKVDHRLVYNYRVATKKIHEVPEMEAEIASLLERFEAGDQEVIDYVKKVAETMLGGINETLASMNVTLDRYTWESKFIANGAAKEIVSKLQNTPYSGKTDDGASYVDLKDFGIHGKNTKFTFTRSDGTTLYTTRDLAYHMDKFSRADRVIDVLGEDQKLGSQQLCSALQIMGVDRKPEALFYAFVSLPEGRMSTRKGVVVYLDDLIDEAVDRAYAEIQKRRSDLSEEQMQAIARAVGVGAVRYNIVRVGSDKQLVFKWEDALSFDGNSGPYLQYVHARACSILRKAGKFESCTDGSKLTDEYEIKLAKALARFEAVLKDIDETKRVNMMPAYGHEVAAIFNQFYAAVPVLQANDAREARLTLVEATRVVLKNVLWCLGIESPEEM; encoded by the coding sequence ATGATCGTAATGGAGAAGTTCGTCGCGGAATGCGAGGATGCTGTCGTCAAGGCACTGGCAGCCATGGGTGCCCCTTCCGACCTGAAACTGGTCAAGGAGTTCCCCGAAACTGCCGATCTGGCTATACCCTGTTTCACTTTCGCAAAACCCCTCAAGATGGCCCCTGTCGTCATCGCGGAGAAGATTGCCTCGGAGATTAAGGCCCCCTGCGGTCTCATCGCCGGGGTCACCCCCCTCAACGGATACCTGAACTTCACGGTGGACACCACCGCCCTCGTCACCGACCTCCTCACCGAGGTAGCGGAGCAGGGTGATTCCTTCGGCAAAGGCAAGCCCACCGGCATCAGGGTCAATGTCGAGCACACTTCCACCAACCCCACCGGACCCGTTCACGTGGGACGTGCAAGGAACCCCATCATCGGAGACACCCTCGCACGCTGCCTGAGGATGCGCGGACACGACGTCACCACCGAATACTACGTAAATGACGTAGGAAAGCAGGTCGTCATGATGTCCTGGGGAGTCGCCAACGTGACCCCCGAGGAGGTCCAGAAGGAGATCGAGGAGACCGAGAAGGCCGACGACCGTGACAAGGTGGACCACAGGCTGGTCTACAACTACAGGGTCGCCACCAAGAAGATCCACGAGGTTCCCGAGATGGAGGCCGAGATCGCCAGTCTCCTGGAGAGGTTCGAGGCCGGTGACCAGGAGGTCATCGACTACGTGAAGAAAGTGGCGGAGACCATGCTGGGAGGAATCAACGAGACCCTCGCATCCATGAACGTCACCCTCGACAGGTACACCTGGGAATCCAAGTTCATCGCCAACGGCGCAGCCAAGGAGATCGTCTCCAAGTTGCAGAACACCCCCTATTCCGGAAAGACTGATGACGGTGCGTCCTACGTCGACCTCAAGGACTTCGGAATCCACGGAAAGAACACCAAGTTCACCTTCACCCGTTCCGACGGAACCACCCTTTACACCACCAGGGACCTTGCCTACCACATGGACAAGTTCTCCCGTGCCGACAGGGTCATCGACGTCCTCGGAGAGGACCAGAAGCTGGGGTCCCAGCAGCTGTGTTCCGCACTCCAGATCATGGGCGTCGACAGGAAGCCCGAGGCACTGTTCTATGCCTTCGTCTCCCTCCCCGAGGGAAGGATGTCCACCCGTAAGGGTGTCGTCGTCTACCTCGACGATCTGATCGATGAGGCAGTCGACCGTGCCTACGCGGAGATCCAGAAACGCCGCAGCGACCTTTCCGAGGAGCAGATGCAGGCTATCGCCAGGGCGGTCGGAGTAGGTGCCGTCAGGTACAATATCGTCCGTGTCGGTTCCGACAAGCAGCTGGTCTTCAAGTGGGAGGATGCGCTGTCCTTCGACGGAAACAGCGGACCATACTTACAGTATGTCCACGCCAGGGCCTGTTCCATCCTACGCAAGGCAGGCAAGTTCGAGTCCTGCACCGACGGTTCCAAGCTCACCGATGAGTACGAGATCAAACTCGCCAAGGCACTCGCCAGGTTCGAGGCCGTACTCAAGGACATCGACGAGACCAAGCGCGTCAACATGATGCCCGCCTACGGACACGAGGTAGCGGCCATCTTCAACCAGTTCTACGCAGCTGTGCCAGTACTTCAGGCTAACGATGCCAGGGAGGCCCGTCTCACCCTTGTGGAGGCCACCCGTGTCGTGCTGAAGAACGTCCTCTGGTGTCTCGGTATCGAATCCCCCGAGGAGATGTGA